In Periplaneta americana isolate PAMFEO1 chromosome 4, P.americana_PAMFEO1_priV1, whole genome shotgun sequence, one DNA window encodes the following:
- the LOC138698538 gene encoding uncharacterized protein translates to MPQTIPAPMSTPASKITASTAYAGMNKDAYQQGNSMIGEQLRGYQQPSLLFNVVPTAEDTDMNTSKMEQIPSASATPPSKLGPGVAKRKLFSSPHFSSSPRSNKLKMAALKAKVKRLEKKLQCL, encoded by the exons atgcctcaaacaattcctgctcctatgagtactccagcttcaaagattactgcttcgacggcatatgccgggatgaataaagatgcataccaacaag ggaacagtatgattggtgaacagctgaggggctatcagcaaccatcgctcctattcaatgtggttcccacagctgaag ataCTGACATGAATACATCCAAGATGGAACAGATTCCTTCAGCTTCAGCTACACCTCCTTCCAAACTTG gtcctggtgttgcaaaacgaaaacttttctcgagtcctcacttctcatcttcacccaggagcaacaaactaaaaatggcagctctgaaagcaaaggtgaagagactggagaaaaaattgcagtgtctttaa